In the Heterodontus francisci isolate sHetFra1 chromosome 8, sHetFra1.hap1, whole genome shotgun sequence genome, one interval contains:
- the LOC137373194 gene encoding ribonuclease H-like — translation MITEGEPHNCQLEIERESVDEVADEPLDNPDLTLYVDGSRWYVNGQFRMGWAVVNQHGTVVGNGGLERTLSAQMAELVALTEALRLAEGKRENIFTDSRHAFGVVHGYMAAWSRRGYLTSMGGHIKHENVVRELVEAARRPTKAAVIKIKAH, via the coding sequence ATGATTACTGAAGGGGAACCCCACAACTGCCAACTAGAAATAGAGAGGGAGTCAGTAGATGAGGTGGCGGATGAACCCCTTGACAACCCCGACCTGACATTATACGTGGATGGGTCTAGGTGGTATGTGAACGGACAGTTCCGAATGGGATGGGCGGTAGTGAACCAGCACGGTACTGTAGTAGGCAACGGAGGTTTGGAGAGGACCCTATCAGCCCAGATGGCGGAATTAGTGGCACTAACGGAGGCATTGAGGTTGGCAGAAGGAAAGCGAGAGAATATTTTCACTGACAGCCGACATGCCTTCGGGGTTGTGCACGGCTACATGGCTGCATGGAGTAGGCGAGGGTACCTTACCTCCATGGGAGGACACATAAAACATGAGAACGTGGTCCGAGAATTAGTGGAGGCAGCGCGGCGGCCAACGAAAGCTGCAGTAATAAAAATTAAAGCACACTGA